From Haloglomus litoreum, the proteins below share one genomic window:
- the purQ gene encoding phosphoribosylformylglycinamidine synthase I, translating into MTVAVIRFGGSNCDRDAVRALEHLGVEADIVWHEDGLPADPSGVVIPGGFSYGDYLRAGAMAARSPIMAEVREVADEGTPVLGVCNGAQIGSESGLTPGAFTTNRSARFQCEHVHCRVERADTPFTSVFDEGDVIRLPIAHGEGRFEIADDRYDDLVAENRVLFRYCDADGEVTDAANPNGSKGNVAGVLGERESVAVLMPHPERATLPDLHAGTDGQGLLRAFA; encoded by the coding sequence GTGACCGTCGCCGTCATCCGCTTCGGCGGCTCGAACTGCGACCGCGACGCCGTCCGCGCCCTCGAACACCTGGGCGTCGAGGCCGACATCGTCTGGCACGAGGACGGCCTCCCGGCCGACCCCTCGGGCGTCGTCATCCCCGGCGGGTTCTCCTACGGTGACTACCTCCGGGCCGGCGCGATGGCCGCGCGCTCGCCCATCATGGCGGAGGTCCGCGAGGTCGCCGACGAGGGAACGCCCGTCCTCGGAGTCTGCAACGGCGCGCAGATCGGCTCCGAGTCCGGCCTCACCCCCGGCGCGTTCACGACCAACCGGAGCGCCCGCTTCCAGTGCGAGCACGTCCACTGCCGCGTCGAGCGCGCGGACACGCCGTTCACGAGCGTCTTCGACGAGGGCGACGTCATCCGCCTGCCCATCGCCCACGGCGAGGGCCGCTTCGAGATCGCCGACGACCGCTACGACGACCTGGTCGCGGAGAACCGGGTCCTGTTCCGCTACTGCGACGCCGACGGCGAGGTCACCGACGCGGCGAACCCCAACGGCTCGAAGGGGAACGTCGCGGGCGTCCTGGGCGAGCGCGAGTCCGTCGCCGTCCTGATGCCCCACCCGGAGCGCGCGACGCTCCCCGACCTGCACGCCGGGACCGACGGCCAGGGCCTCCTGCGGGCGTTCGCGTAA
- the purS gene encoding phosphoribosylformylglycinamidine synthase subunit PurS, protein MTAYTAVVTVRLKHGVLDPEAERTQEALERLGFELADLRSADRFEVDLDAEDADAAADRAEEMAERLLANPTIHDYTVEVDQR, encoded by the coding sequence ATGACCGCCTACACCGCCGTCGTGACGGTCCGGCTCAAGCACGGCGTGCTGGATCCGGAGGCCGAACGCACCCAGGAGGCGCTCGAACGACTCGGGTTCGAGCTGGCCGACCTCCGCTCGGCCGACCGCTTCGAGGTGGACCTCGACGCCGAGGACGCCGACGCGGCGGCCGACCGCGCGGAGGAGATGGCCGAGCGACTGCTCGCCAACCCCACCATCCACGACTACACCGTGGAGGTCGACCAGCGGTGA
- a CDS encoding HAD family hydrolase produces MPADPVETVLFDLDDTLCEYRRSPGDLIEIACEAVGVEPFFGQAEYEARYGEFTDESDDVRDLRERCFAAIAADRGRDPDLGRDIARAFAAERDHTNVRPLPGAREAVETLAERHRVGVVTNGAPGMQRRKLSALPFADRFETVVHAGYDAPAKPAPDPFHEALAALDGRPERAVHVGNSLSSDVAGAHNAGCRSVWLRQPGGPGDHRPHFTVDGMAELAAPPWE; encoded by the coding sequence ATGCCCGCCGATCCGGTAGAGACAGTCCTGTTCGACCTCGACGACACCCTCTGCGAGTACCGGCGCTCGCCGGGCGACCTCATCGAGATCGCGTGCGAGGCGGTCGGGGTGGAGCCGTTCTTCGGGCAGGCCGAGTACGAGGCGCGCTACGGCGAGTTCACCGACGAGAGCGACGACGTGCGAGACCTCCGCGAGCGGTGCTTCGCCGCCATCGCCGCGGACCGCGGGCGCGACCCCGACCTCGGCCGCGACATCGCCCGCGCGTTCGCCGCCGAGCGCGACCACACGAACGTCCGGCCGCTCCCGGGCGCCCGCGAGGCCGTCGAGACCCTCGCCGAGCGCCACCGCGTCGGCGTCGTCACGAACGGCGCGCCCGGGATGCAGCGACGGAAGCTCTCGGCGCTCCCGTTCGCCGACCGCTTCGAGACGGTCGTCCACGCGGGCTACGACGCCCCCGCCAAACCCGCCCCCGACCCGTTCCACGAGGCGCTAGCGGCCCTCGATGGCCGCCCCGAGCGCGCGGTCCACGTCGGTAACTCCCTCTCGAGCGACGTGGCCGGCGCGCACAACGCGGGCTGCCGGTCGGTGTGGCTCCGCCAGCCGGGCGGCCCCGGCGACCACCGGCCCCACTTCACCGTCGACGGGATGGCCGAGCTGGCGGCCCCGCCATGGGAGTGA
- a CDS encoding HAD family hydrolase codes for MTAVEAVTLDIDRTLCEYRRSTAELLAEAFAEVGVDPFFTADEYRDRMFRYVPRTETKAELREACFADLAEERGHDRAVGRRVAAAHTNRRDHRAVDPVPGAREAVTALAERYPLAVVTNGAPEIQAPKLDALGLTDRFETVVHAGYDTLAKPDPAPFLDALDALGSAAPATVHVGDGRDDVLGADAAGMRAAWLRHPDERDATGRPGTRPHFELGSMRELVDPPWE; via the coding sequence ATGACGGCAGTGGAGGCGGTCACGCTGGACATCGACCGGACGCTGTGCGAGTACCGGCGCTCGACCGCGGAGCTGCTGGCCGAGGCGTTCGCCGAGGTCGGCGTCGACCCGTTCTTCACCGCCGACGAGTACCGCGACCGGATGTTCCGTTACGTGCCCCGGACGGAGACGAAGGCCGAGCTGCGGGAGGCGTGTTTCGCGGACCTCGCGGAGGAGCGGGGCCACGACCGCGCTGTTGGCCGCCGGGTCGCGGCGGCCCACACGAACCGGCGCGACCACCGCGCGGTCGACCCAGTGCCGGGCGCCCGCGAGGCCGTCACGGCGCTCGCCGAGCGCTACCCGCTCGCCGTCGTGACGAACGGCGCGCCCGAGATCCAGGCACCCAAACTCGACGCGCTCGGGCTCACCGACCGCTTCGAGACGGTGGTCCACGCCGGGTACGACACGCTCGCGAAGCCGGATCCCGCGCCGTTCCTCGACGCGCTGGACGCCCTCGGGAGCGCGGCGCCCGCGACGGTCCACGTCGGCGACGGGCGCGACGACGTGCTGGGGGCCGACGCGGCCGGGATGCGGGCGGCGTGGCTCCGACACCCGGACGAGCGGGACGCGACCGGCCGACCGGGGACCCGGCCGCACTTCGAACTGGGGTCGATGCGGGAGCTGGTCGACCCGCCGTGGGAGTAG
- a CDS encoding TrkA C-terminal domain-containing protein: MTGLAAFDALLQSTGGMGSVLGIPVRSLVNAAGLAVLALVLGGAIGLVHRWYAAQTVPEGLSVLVGLSGVALSLNTDFALAQVIDDKTAVLALETAVFNVSVFLAAGVAAAAGGRAGDRLGAGAFALTGADRVEGEVSKVVRAVGRVVTVDLPEDVSDIEGYDPVPPEAKAEFAGATLVFPRRLTVAELRKRLIERLKTDYGVGQVDVELDENGVVSYLAVGSRESGIGPSLPTGTAAIPVRADPAHAARAGDVVQVFRPADGDGAPKRVATAEVRGSAGDTVTLAVDEEETEAFDDTTRYRLVTLPTSPRADREFASLLRAAEETMGVATVADGSPLVGVSLGGLAVSVAAVRPAEGTVEAIPSRTRTLAAGDTLYAVARPALLRRLEAAARGDAGAAAPLADAPTADDDD; the protein is encoded by the coding sequence ATGACCGGGCTCGCCGCGTTCGACGCCCTGCTCCAGTCGACGGGCGGGATGGGCTCGGTGCTGGGGATTCCGGTGCGCTCGCTCGTCAACGCCGCCGGCCTCGCGGTGCTTGCCCTCGTGCTCGGTGGCGCCATCGGCCTCGTCCACCGCTGGTACGCCGCCCAGACGGTCCCCGAGGGGCTCTCCGTGCTGGTGGGACTGAGCGGCGTGGCGCTCTCGCTCAACACCGACTTCGCGCTCGCACAGGTCATCGACGACAAGACCGCGGTGCTGGCGCTCGAGACGGCCGTCTTCAACGTCAGCGTCTTCCTCGCTGCGGGGGTCGCGGCGGCGGCCGGGGGGCGTGCCGGCGACCGCCTCGGCGCGGGCGCGTTCGCACTGACGGGCGCCGACCGTGTCGAGGGCGAGGTCTCGAAGGTCGTCCGGGCGGTCGGGCGCGTCGTCACCGTCGACCTCCCGGAGGACGTGAGCGATATCGAGGGGTACGACCCGGTTCCACCCGAAGCGAAGGCCGAGTTCGCGGGCGCGACCCTCGTCTTCCCCCGCCGCCTGACCGTCGCGGAGCTCCGCAAGCGACTCATCGAGCGCCTCAAGACCGACTACGGCGTCGGGCAGGTCGACGTCGAACTCGACGAGAACGGAGTGGTGTCGTACCTCGCGGTCGGCTCCCGTGAATCCGGTATCGGCCCGTCACTCCCGACCGGGACCGCCGCGATCCCCGTCCGCGCGGACCCGGCCCACGCCGCCCGGGCCGGCGACGTGGTGCAGGTGTTCCGGCCGGCCGACGGCGACGGCGCCCCGAAGCGCGTGGCCACGGCCGAGGTCCGGGGAAGCGCCGGCGACACGGTGACGCTGGCCGTCGACGAGGAGGAGACCGAGGCGTTCGACGACACGACGCGCTACCGACTCGTGACGCTCCCGACGAGTCCCCGGGCGGACCGCGAGTTCGCCTCGCTGTTGCGGGCGGCGGAGGAGACCATGGGCGTCGCCACCGTCGCCGATGGGAGTCCGCTCGTGGGGGTGAGTCTCGGCGGCCTGGCGGTGTCGGTGGCGGCCGTCCGACCCGCCGAGGGAACCGTCGAGGCGATCCCCTCGCGGACCCGGACGCTCGCCGCCGGCGACACGCTGTACGCCGTCGCACGGCCGGCACTCCTCCGACGCCTGGAGGCCGCCGCCCGCGGCGACGCCGGTGCGGCGGCGCCACTGGCGGATGCCCCGACCGCGGACGACGACGACTGA
- a CDS encoding NAD-binding protein, producing the protein MSGVDDELEDAGRSVRRASRGLFRVRAAIGLVTVVALLSIVTGIINIGGTETSGLLSAYVPQSVEQAFGFTGALTGFILLATTAGLRRGVRVAWGIAVVLLPVTAFQGLVGSTGVAVAGRTIPVATPLVALSVLSLLGLLINFRAFDREFDLATTQLAALAAIIGAQVYGTAGAFALQDGFSGVDSLTDAFYFALVTASTVGYGDVTPETETAKLFAMSALVIGTASFAVALGTLLTPAIEARLAEALGTMNESRLELLDDHVIVVGFSDMTEPILEELGRVDFIVITRNEEKARRLRNRDIEVVVADPSDEEPLRKVGIERARALVAATDDDAQDALAILTARELNPKLNIVAAATERQNEKKLKRAGADTVVSPAVIGGHLLAQSALGGGAGVENFAARIAEADEQEIAAADEELAEGADGESTEARAADDDEDGEAEP; encoded by the coding sequence ATGAGCGGGGTCGACGACGAACTCGAGGACGCTGGGCGGTCCGTCCGGCGTGCGAGCCGGGGGCTGTTCCGGGTCCGTGCGGCTATCGGCCTCGTCACCGTCGTCGCCCTCCTCTCTATCGTCACCGGTATCATCAACATCGGTGGCACGGAGACGTCCGGACTGCTCTCGGCGTACGTCCCGCAGTCCGTCGAGCAGGCGTTCGGGTTCACCGGCGCGCTCACGGGGTTCATCCTGCTCGCCACCACCGCCGGCCTCCGCCGGGGGGTCCGTGTCGCCTGGGGCATCGCGGTCGTCCTCCTCCCCGTGACGGCGTTCCAGGGACTCGTCGGGTCCACCGGGGTCGCGGTCGCCGGCCGGACCATCCCCGTGGCGACGCCGCTGGTCGCGCTCTCCGTGCTGTCGCTGCTCGGTCTGCTCATCAACTTCCGCGCGTTCGACCGGGAGTTCGACCTCGCAACGACGCAGCTGGCGGCGCTGGCGGCCATCATCGGGGCGCAGGTGTACGGGACGGCGGGCGCGTTCGCCCTGCAGGACGGCTTCAGCGGCGTCGATTCGCTGACCGATGCCTTCTACTTCGCCCTTGTCACCGCATCCACGGTGGGCTACGGCGACGTGACACCCGAGACCGAAACCGCGAAGTTGTTCGCCATGAGCGCCCTCGTCATCGGGACGGCATCGTTCGCGGTCGCGCTGGGGACGCTGCTGACACCGGCCATCGAGGCCCGTCTCGCCGAGGCACTGGGAACCATGAACGAATCACGACTGGAACTGCTGGACGACCACGTCATCGTGGTCGGGTTCAGCGACATGACGGAACCGATACTCGAGGAACTGGGCCGGGTCGACTTCATCGTCATCACCCGCAACGAGGAGAAGGCCCGACGCCTCCGGAACCGCGACATCGAGGTCGTCGTCGCGGATCCCTCCGACGAGGAGCCGCTCCGGAAGGTCGGCATCGAGCGGGCCCGCGCGCTCGTGGCCGCCACCGACGACGACGCCCAGGACGCCCTCGCGATTCTCACGGCCCGGGAGCTCAACCCCAAGCTGAACATCGTCGCCGCGGCGACCGAGCGACAGAACGAGAAGAAGCTCAAGCGCGCCGGCGCCGACACGGTCGTCTCGCCGGCCGTCATCGGCGGCCACCTGCTCGCCCAGTCCGCGCTCGGCGGGGGCGCCGGCGTGGAGAACTTCGCCGCCCGCATCGCCGAGGCCGACGAGCAGGAGATCGCGGCCGCCGACGAGGAACTGGCCGAGGGAGCGGACGGCGAGAGCACCGAAGCCAGGGCCGCGGACGACGACGAGGACGGAGAAGCCGAGCCGTAA
- a CDS encoding zinc-dependent alcohol dehydrogenase family protein: MQAVVLEAFKEPLDVTEVDRPEPDVDGLVARVDGCGVCRSDWHCWQGDWDWFNYRPDPPHVLGHEPTGTVVKVGEEVERFREGDKIAIPFNFACGKCDLCRNGHENICENHIGLGFMNEAPGAFAEEVHIPTADINAVPLPDGIDTETAAGIGCRFMTSYHGMAHQGDVGNGEDVVVHGLGGIGLSAVQIANALGANVIGVDLMDEKLAKAEELGAVATVNAREIDDPAKEVRDMTDGGADVSVDALGIATTCQNAVRSLGKGGRHVQIGLTTSEEEGMVPLPTDEFVAKEIEFVGSLGLQPSKYSEMLSMIETGKLDPTALVEETIDIHQIPDRLEAMTDYGTMGIPVCNDFTA, from the coding sequence ATGCAGGCAGTGGTACTGGAGGCGTTCAAGGAACCGCTCGACGTGACGGAGGTCGACCGACCGGAGCCGGATGTCGACGGGCTCGTGGCCCGGGTCGACGGCTGTGGGGTCTGTCGCAGTGACTGGCACTGCTGGCAGGGCGACTGGGACTGGTTCAACTACCGCCCGGACCCGCCACACGTGCTGGGCCACGAACCGACAGGGACCGTCGTGAAGGTCGGCGAGGAGGTGGAGCGCTTCCGGGAGGGCGACAAGATCGCGATCCCGTTCAACTTCGCGTGCGGGAAGTGCGACCTCTGCCGGAACGGCCACGAGAACATCTGCGAGAACCACATCGGCCTCGGCTTCATGAACGAGGCGCCCGGCGCGTTCGCCGAGGAGGTCCACATCCCGACCGCCGACATCAACGCCGTCCCGCTCCCGGACGGCATCGACACGGAGACGGCGGCCGGCATCGGCTGTCGCTTCATGACATCCTACCACGGGATGGCCCACCAGGGCGACGTGGGCAACGGCGAGGACGTCGTCGTCCACGGCCTGGGGGGCATCGGCCTCTCGGCCGTCCAGATCGCCAACGCGCTCGGCGCGAACGTCATCGGCGTCGACCTGATGGACGAGAAACTCGCGAAGGCCGAGGAGCTGGGCGCCGTCGCGACGGTCAACGCCAGAGAGATCGACGACCCCGCGAAGGAGGTCCGGGACATGACCGACGGCGGCGCGGACGTCTCCGTCGACGCGCTCGGCATCGCGACGACGTGCCAGAACGCCGTCCGCTCGCTCGGCAAGGGCGGCCGCCACGTCCAGATCGGCCTCACGACCTCCGAGGAGGAGGGGATGGTGCCGCTGCCGACCGACGAGTTCGTCGCGAAGGAGATCGAGTTCGTCGGCTCGCTGGGGCTGCAGCCCTCGAAGTACTCGGAGATGCTGTCGATGATCGAGACGGGCAAGCTCGACCCGACCGCGCTCGTCGAGGAGACCATCGACATCCACCAGATCCCCGACCGGCTGGAGGCGATGACCGACTACGGGACGATGGGCATCCCGGTCTGTAACGACTTCACGGCGTAG
- a CDS encoding type II toxin-antitoxin system HicA family toxin gives MSRPTDFSGRDLIAVLRKHDFRPVGRTGSHVRLRYEHPETDEVRLVSVPMHDRIREGTLRNIADQCGADDFDAWCRWIDDHR, from the coding sequence GTGAGTCGGCCGACCGACTTCTCCGGGCGGGACCTGATAGCGGTCCTCCGGAAGCACGACTTCAGACCAGTCGGCCGCACGGGGAGCCACGTCCGACTCCGATACGAGCATCCCGAAACCGACGAGGTACGCCTCGTCTCGGTCCCGATGCACGACCGAATCAGGGAAGGGACCCTGCGGAACATCGCCGACCAGTGCGGCGCCGACGACTTCGACGCCTGGTGCCGGTGGATAGACGACCACCGCTGA
- a CDS encoding formyltetrahydrofolate deformylase: MTRHYTEIVVVGDDKKGLIARVTSLLFERGINIEDLDQAVRDGVFRMTLHVDTSEMVVKDETLRDDLDELSGELGVDIQVRFPSDRQTDRIAVLVTKESHCLEALFQAREEGELDAEISVVIGNHDDLEPLAAERGVDFHDIGDEKGVPDENRLLDLLGEYEVDLVVLARYMRILSPNVVFRYESRIINVHPSLLPSFPGAEAYRQAREEGVRVAGVTAHYVTTDLDQGPIITQRVFDAPAGAEVEELERRGQPLEAAALVEAVRLHLDDAVSVYHGRTEFRDDVDRSQYQLGLPDEADALRPSEPRDGAGLEYDVDVDVPSGSPSEDD; the protein is encoded by the coding sequence GTGACCCGCCACTACACGGAGATCGTCGTCGTTGGCGACGACAAGAAGGGGCTCATCGCCCGCGTCACGTCGCTGCTGTTCGAGCGCGGCATCAACATCGAGGATCTCGACCAGGCGGTCCGGGACGGTGTCTTCCGGATGACGCTCCACGTCGACACCTCGGAGATGGTCGTCAAGGACGAGACGCTCCGGGACGACCTCGACGAGCTGAGCGGCGAACTCGGCGTCGACATCCAGGTCCGGTTCCCGAGCGACCGCCAGACCGACCGCATCGCCGTCCTCGTGACGAAGGAGTCCCACTGCCTGGAGGCGCTGTTCCAGGCCCGCGAGGAGGGCGAACTCGACGCCGAGATCAGCGTGGTCATCGGCAACCACGACGACCTCGAACCGCTCGCGGCCGAGCGCGGCGTCGATTTCCACGACATCGGTGACGAGAAGGGTGTCCCCGACGAGAACCGCCTCCTCGACCTCCTGGGGGAGTACGAGGTGGACCTCGTGGTGCTGGCGCGCTACATGCGCATCCTCAGCCCGAACGTCGTCTTCCGCTACGAGAGCCGCATCATCAACGTCCACCCCTCGCTGCTCCCGTCGTTCCCCGGCGCGGAGGCCTACCGGCAGGCCCGCGAGGAGGGCGTCCGGGTCGCCGGCGTCACCGCGCACTACGTCACGACGGACCTCGACCAGGGGCCCATCATCACCCAGCGTGTCTTCGACGCGCCGGCCGGGGCCGAGGTCGAGGAGCTCGAACGCCGCGGACAGCCGCTCGAGGCCGCGGCCCTCGTCGAGGCCGTCCGCCTGCATCTGGACGACGCGGTGTCGGTCTACCACGGCCGGACGGAGTTCCGCGACGACGTGGACCGCTCGCAGTACCAGCTCGGGCTGCCGGACGAGGCCGACGCGCTCCGGCCCAGCGAGCCCCGCGACGGCGCCGGGCTGGAGTACGACGTGGACGTGGACGTGCCGAGCGGGTCACCCTCCGAGGACGACTGA
- a CDS encoding type II toxin-antitoxin system HicB family antitoxin: protein MSTGREIRLVENEDGWWTAIDEATGVASQGETREAALENLDEAVALHEGGGDPIEDEEAFLREVGIDPDDVEETKDLPEFMQ from the coding sequence ATGAGCACCGGGCGCGAGATCCGCCTCGTCGAGAACGAGGACGGCTGGTGGACGGCCATCGACGAGGCGACGGGTGTCGCCAGTCAGGGCGAGACACGGGAGGCGGCGCTGGAGAACCTCGACGAGGCGGTGGCGTTGCACGAAGGGGGCGGAGACCCCATCGAGGACGAGGAAGCCTTCCTCCGCGAGGTGGGCATCGACCCGGACGATGTCGAGGAGACGAAGGACCTCCCCGAGTTCATGCAGTGA
- a CDS encoding potassium channel family protein: protein MAPLPVEVVLGIYLGVLTGIIPALVAWGLGFIFKYVTGVSIPGFGVVVLALAIAGVNGGLLALTDQTVTDRATGPVVVVAILVVLMMSLYAHAKGDAMGAAFPRRVSLQKLREQTLSADVVELVGGRGQVRVKVVGEVADMEGYPPLPDDIRAEIRDGDWTFPADLPIGELESRFADRLRTEFDCAEVTVRLDERGQATVAAAPPLAGLSKRVPDGHRAVSVDALLPTGLARGDRVTVRTDGGAVDGTVLSAKTGTPPAPARMPEPPESAPGANGDLSAPADRDERDGDARTDGGTATDATEAPPPRAPTTTGGDGRLTVAVPRGDADTLLRADRGRVVVRSRGRRREFELLSLLRRAGKRVRRLTLRSGGALDGASIGNASVRETYGVAVLAVRTGEGWAFAPSGETALAAGDELFAIGTRESLDAFAEAVA, encoded by the coding sequence ATGGCTCCGCTCCCCGTCGAGGTCGTCCTCGGCATCTATCTGGGGGTGCTCACCGGCATCATCCCGGCCCTGGTCGCCTGGGGGCTCGGCTTCATCTTCAAGTACGTCACGGGGGTCTCCATCCCCGGGTTCGGTGTGGTCGTCCTCGCGCTCGCCATCGCGGGCGTCAACGGCGGCCTCCTCGCGCTCACCGACCAGACCGTCACCGACCGGGCCACCGGCCCGGTGGTCGTCGTCGCCATCCTCGTCGTCCTGATGATGTCGCTGTACGCCCACGCGAAGGGTGACGCGATGGGCGCGGCGTTCCCGAGGCGAGTCTCCCTGCAGAAGCTCCGCGAACAGACGCTCTCGGCCGACGTGGTGGAACTCGTCGGCGGCCGTGGACAGGTCCGCGTCAAGGTGGTCGGCGAGGTGGCCGACATGGAGGGCTACCCGCCGCTCCCGGACGACATCCGCGCCGAGATCCGGGACGGGGACTGGACCTTCCCCGCCGACCTCCCGATCGGCGAACTCGAATCGCGGTTCGCCGACCGCCTCCGGACGGAGTTCGACTGCGCCGAGGTGACCGTCCGCCTCGACGAGCGCGGCCAGGCGACCGTTGCGGCCGCACCGCCGCTGGCCGGCCTCTCGAAGCGCGTCCCCGATGGACACCGAGCCGTCTCCGTCGACGCCCTGCTCCCGACCGGCCTCGCACGTGGCGACCGCGTCACCGTCCGCACCGACGGCGGCGCCGTCGACGGGACCGTCCTCAGCGCGAAGACCGGAACGCCGCCGGCACCGGCCCGGATGCCGGAGCCACCCGAATCGGCACCCGGCGCCAATGGCGACCTCTCGGCCCCGGCCGACCGCGATGAACGGGACGGCGACGCCCGGACGGACGGTGGAACGGCCACCGACGCCACCGAGGCCCCACCACCACGGGCGCCGACGACCACCGGCGGCGACGGCCGGCTGACGGTCGCGGTCCCGCGAGGGGACGCGGACACCCTCCTGCGAGCGGACCGCGGGCGCGTGGTGGTTCGGTCACGGGGGCGTCGCCGCGAGTTCGAACTCCTCTCGCTCCTCCGTCGCGCCGGCAAGCGCGTCCGGCGGCTGACGCTCCGTTCCGGTGGCGCCCTCGACGGGGCGAGCATCGGGAACGCCAGCGTCCGCGAGACGTACGGCGTGGCGGTGCTCGCGGTCCGGACGGGCGAGGGCTGGGCGTTCGCGCCCTCCGGGGAGACCGCGCTCGCCGCCGGCGACGAACTGTTCGCCATCGGGACACGCGAGTCACTGGACGCGTTCGCGGAGGCCGTCGCATGA
- the secF gene encoding protein translocase subunit SecF, which yields MAEADATGKLPFDLPDVDYERYTNRQLIAIPLVVLILALAVIGAFFALTGAPVRPGLAFTGGTELQVTTGDTTAQIESTFGSAGYDVESVQPIRSQENSFIVTFQSTNTDGIQNAAEGAGYDVNSIQGRSASFGAQSQTQALLGVGIAFGGMAVLVFALFRTFVPSVAVVASAFSDIVIPVALMNLFGMELTLGTVAALLMLIGYSVDSDLLLNNHVLRRSGGFYESTYRAMRTGVTMTLTSIAAMTVMSITAFLFGIPLLPAVGTVLVFGLTADLMNTYMLNVTLLRYYKYEGVAK from the coding sequence GTGGCTGAGGCCGACGCGACCGGGAAGCTCCCGTTCGACCTCCCCGACGTGGACTACGAGCGGTACACGAACCGGCAGCTCATCGCCATCCCGCTGGTCGTGCTGATTCTCGCCCTCGCCGTCATCGGCGCGTTCTTCGCGCTGACCGGGGCGCCGGTCCGCCCGGGACTGGCGTTCACCGGCGGGACCGAGCTCCAGGTCACGACGGGCGATACGACTGCCCAGATCGAGTCGACGTTCGGGTCCGCGGGCTACGACGTGGAGTCGGTACAGCCGATCCGCTCGCAGGAGAACTCCTTCATCGTCACGTTCCAGTCGACGAACACCGACGGCATCCAGAACGCGGCCGAAGGGGCCGGCTACGACGTGAACTCGATACAGGGTCGGTCGGCCTCGTTCGGGGCCCAGAGCCAGACCCAGGCCCTCCTCGGCGTGGGCATCGCCTTCGGCGGCATGGCGGTGCTGGTGTTCGCGCTGTTCCGCACGTTCGTTCCCTCCGTCGCCGTCGTCGCGTCGGCCTTCTCCGACATCGTCATCCCGGTCGCGCTGATGAACCTCTTCGGGATGGAGCTGACGCTGGGGACCGTCGCGGCGCTGCTGATGCTCATCGGGTACTCCGTCGACTCCGACCTGCTGTTGAACAACCACGTCCTCCGGCGGTCGGGTGGCTTCTACGAATCGACCTACCGGGCGATGCGGACCGGGGTGACGATGACGCTCACCTCCATCGCCGCGATGACCGTGATGTCCATCACCGCCTTCCTGTTCGGCATCCCGCTGCTGCCGGCGGTGGGGACGGTGCTCGTCTTCGGGCTGACGGCCGACCTGATGAACACCTACATGCTCAACGTCACGCTGCTGCGCTACTACAAGTACGAGGGGGTGGCGAAATGA